A single region of the Gemmatimonadaceae bacterium genome encodes:
- a CDS encoding NAD(P)H-dependent oxidoreductase subunit E: MSRPVMGGAESPDVAAHDAHAHEIEPHVPVFAAAVRNELDELLTRYPTKMAALLPALWIVQRERGWVSEESMAEVAGLLELTPAYVKGVVTFYTMYHQHPVAKYFIQVCTTSPCGICGAEDVVKALLRHTGGGELGVPSADGRFAVIEVECLGACGFATPIMVNDEFIESVTPANVPDILKRLA, translated from the coding sequence TTGAGCCGTCCCGTGATGGGAGGCGCCGAGTCGCCCGACGTGGCGGCTCACGATGCTCACGCGCACGAGATCGAGCCTCATGTACCGGTTTTCGCTGCCGCTGTCAGGAACGAGCTGGACGAGCTTCTAACCCGCTATCCGACGAAGATGGCGGCACTTCTTCCGGCTCTGTGGATCGTGCAGCGCGAGCGCGGCTGGGTGAGTGAGGAATCGATGGCCGAGGTTGCCGGACTTCTCGAGCTCACGCCGGCATACGTGAAGGGCGTCGTAACGTTCTATACGATGTACCACCAGCACCCGGTGGCGAAGTACTTCATTCAGGTGTGCACGACGTCACCTTGCGGCATCTGTGGAGCGGAGGATGTTGTGAAGGCTCTCCTGCGCCATACGGGCGGGGGCGAGCTGGGCGTTCCGTCGGCAGACGGCAGATTCGCGGTCATCGAAGTGGAGTGCCTCGGTGCCTGCGGCTTTGCCACGCCGATCATGGTCAACGACGAGTTCATCGAATCCGTTACGCCGGCAAACGTGCCTGACATTCTCAAGCGGCTCGCCTGA
- a CDS encoding NADH-quinone oxidoreductase subunit C, with the protein MTAAGRFEIVTTGSAVAAAPAPVTPRNVSHLAGEANPSAAALLEKFPLAVERTLVVWGETVVYVSTNALLEVMQWLRDDPTQRYDYLSDVTAVEYRDFDQPIEVVWHLRSLPFRRFLRVKVQLPKSGPLEVQSVWSLWKSADWLERECFDMFGIRFNGHPDLRRILMWEQYREGYPLRKDFPLRGRFSRAEQLRQALVQNPESRYSMEELTVADAFEDLPEDMRRRLSAGERTGE; encoded by the coding sequence ATGACCGCAGCCGGACGGTTCGAGATCGTGACTACGGGAAGCGCAGTCGCCGCGGCGCCGGCACCAGTCACTCCGAGGAACGTGAGTCATCTTGCCGGTGAGGCAAACCCAAGCGCCGCTGCGCTTCTCGAGAAATTTCCACTGGCGGTCGAGCGGACGCTCGTCGTGTGGGGTGAGACGGTCGTCTATGTCTCGACGAACGCGCTGCTCGAGGTGATGCAATGGCTTCGCGACGACCCCACACAACGCTACGACTATCTGAGCGACGTCACCGCGGTCGAATACCGCGACTTCGACCAGCCGATTGAAGTCGTATGGCATCTTCGGTCGCTTCCGTTCCGTCGTTTTCTGCGAGTGAAGGTACAGCTTCCCAAGAGCGGCCCGCTCGAGGTTCAAAGTGTCTGGAGCCTCTGGAAATCCGCGGATTGGCTCGAGCGTGAGTGCTTCGACATGTTCGGGATAAGATTCAACGGCCATCCCGACCTGCGCCGGATTCTGATGTGGGAGCAGTACCGCGAGGGTTACCCGCTGCGCAAGGATTTCCCGCTGCGCGGCCGTTTCAGCCGCGCAGAGCAGCTGCGTCAGGCGCTGGTGCAGAACCCGGAGTCTCGCTACTCGATGGAAGAGCTGACCGTCGCCGACGCGTTCGAGGATCTGCCGGAAGATATGCGAAGGCGCTTGAGCGCGGGCGAGAGGACGGGCGAGTAG
- the nuoF gene encoding NADH-quinone oxidoreductase subunit NuoF has product MGYPHKSHPRETPLLTRYFGEEEARTLDGWKKRGGYQALEKALVMTPAEIVDIVKESGLRGRGGAGFPTGMKWSFMKPGDGKPHYLCCNADESEPGTFKDREVMRWTPHALVEGCAIGAYAIGAETTYIYIRGEFTEPLIWMDRAIREAYDAGILGANAMGTGKRIEMYVHKGAGAYICGEETALMNSLEGQRGNPRIKPPFPAVSGVFGQPTTINNVETLAAVPEIIMKGAAWYKSMSLSNLKSTGTKLYSVCGNIRYPGTYEVEMGFPFGEFLHELCGGALDGRKLKAVIPGGASVPIQTMAEADATLMDYEGFVAQGSMLGSGGVIVIDDKQSMVRVIARLARFFAHESCAQCTQCREGTAWTTKILERIRDGQGTMEDLDTLLDLADLMTGTTICVLSDSCAVPVVSGIKKFRAEFEALIHGKRVHPVLSAVA; this is encoded by the coding sequence ATGGGTTATCCGCACAAGTCGCATCCACGCGAGACTCCGCTCCTCACGCGCTATTTCGGCGAGGAGGAAGCGCGAACCCTCGACGGCTGGAAGAAGCGCGGCGGTTATCAGGCGCTGGAGAAAGCGCTCGTCATGACCCCCGCCGAAATAGTTGACATTGTCAAGGAATCAGGATTGCGCGGCAGGGGCGGAGCAGGCTTCCCGACGGGAATGAAGTGGTCCTTCATGAAGCCGGGCGACGGCAAGCCTCATTACCTCTGCTGCAACGCCGACGAATCGGAGCCGGGAACCTTCAAGGACCGCGAAGTGATGCGCTGGACTCCACACGCGCTCGTCGAGGGATGCGCGATCGGTGCGTATGCGATCGGGGCCGAGACCACCTACATCTATATAAGAGGTGAATTCACCGAGCCGCTCATATGGATGGATCGGGCGATTCGCGAAGCGTACGATGCCGGAATTCTCGGCGCCAATGCGATGGGCACCGGCAAGCGAATCGAGATGTACGTTCACAAGGGCGCGGGCGCCTACATCTGCGGCGAGGAAACCGCATTGATGAACTCCCTCGAGGGCCAGCGTGGAAACCCGCGCATCAAGCCGCCTTTCCCGGCCGTCTCGGGGGTGTTCGGACAGCCGACGACGATCAACAACGTCGAGACTCTCGCGGCGGTGCCTGAGATCATCATGAAGGGCGCCGCGTGGTACAAGAGCATGTCGCTCTCGAATCTGAAGAGCACAGGAACCAAGCTGTACTCGGTGTGCGGCAACATTCGATATCCGGGAACTTACGAAGTCGAAATGGGGTTCCCGTTCGGGGAGTTCCTGCATGAGCTTTGCGGCGGGGCTCTCGACGGCCGGAAACTCAAGGCTGTCATTCCTGGCGGGGCATCAGTGCCGATTCAAACAATGGCCGAAGCAGACGCGACGCTGATGGATTACGAGGGCTTCGTAGCCCAGGGATCGATGCTCGGCTCCGGCGGCGTGATAGTCATCGACGACAAGCAATCGATGGTGCGGGTGATCGCCCGACTCGCTCGCTTCTTTGCCCACGAGAGCTGCGCTCAGTGCACGCAATGCCGCGAAGGCACCGCGTGGACTACGAAGATCCTCGAGCGAATTCGCGACGGGCAGGGCACGATGGAAGACCTCGATACTCTGCTGGATCTCGCGGACCTCATGACGGGAACGACGATCTGCGTGCTGAGCGATTCGTGCGCGGTTCCAGTCGTTTCGGGAATCAAGAAGTTCCGCGCCGAGTTCGAGGCTCTGATTCACGGCAAGCGCGTGCATCCCGTTCTCTCGGCGGTGGCCTGA
- a CDS encoding NADH-quinone oxidoreductase subunit A, whose protein sequence is MSRAYLPVLMLVGFVVMNAVLIVAISALTMRSRPTPVKQNPYESGIPPLGDARERFSVKFYLIAILFIIFDIETVFMIPWGVHYKQLSCAEPLVRGVCPPESVTFFGLGEMIVFMVILFVGFIYVWKKGALQWD, encoded by the coding sequence ATGAGCCGCGCGTATTTGCCCGTCCTGATGTTAGTCGGATTCGTCGTCATGAACGCCGTCCTCATCGTGGCGATTTCGGCGCTGACGATGCGCTCCCGTCCCACACCTGTCAAACAGAATCCGTACGAATCCGGCATCCCGCCGCTGGGCGATGCCCGCGAGCGATTCTCCGTCAAGTTTTACCTGATCGCGATTCTGTTCATCATCTTCGACATCGAAACGGTGTTCATGATTCCGTGGGGAGTGCACTACAAACAGCTCTCCTGCGCCGAGCCGCTCGTACGTGGAGTCTGTCCCCCCGAAAGCGTCACCTTCTTCGGGCTCGGCGAGATGATCGTGTTCATGGTGATCCTGTTCGTGGGCTTCATCTATGTCTGGAAAAAGGGAGCCCTGCAATGGGATTGA
- a CDS encoding NADH-quinone oxidoreductase subunit B family protein — protein MGLTTPAHGSRAVSYVPESQEGWVATRLDFLVNWSRANSLWPMPFGTACCAIEFMATAASRFDLARFGMERMSFSPRQADVLICAGRVPFKLAPIIRRIWQQMPQPKWCISMGACASSGGMFDNYAVVQGIDTIIPVDVYVPGCPPRPEGLIHGIRLLQEKVMNERRADKRIREEMDPDPSSELYIPASVINELGEPFGNSVHQNRSAP, from the coding sequence ATGGGATTGACGACACCCGCGCACGGCTCGCGCGCCGTTTCATACGTGCCAGAATCGCAGGAAGGCTGGGTAGCGACGCGACTCGACTTTCTCGTGAACTGGAGCCGGGCGAATTCGCTGTGGCCCATGCCATTCGGAACAGCATGCTGTGCGATCGAGTTCATGGCGACTGCGGCCAGCCGATTTGATCTCGCCAGGTTCGGGATGGAAAGGATGAGCTTTTCACCGCGGCAGGCAGACGTGCTGATCTGCGCCGGCAGGGTTCCATTCAAGCTGGCGCCCATCATCCGCCGGATCTGGCAGCAGATGCCTCAACCGAAGTGGTGTATCTCGATGGGAGCCTGCGCATCGAGCGGCGGAATGTTCGACAATTATGCGGTGGTGCAGGGAATCGATACGATCATTCCGGTAGACGTCTATGTGCCGGGATGTCCGCCCCGCCCGGAAGGGCTGATTCACGGGATAAGGCTGCTGCAGGAAAAGGTCATGAACGAGCGCAGAGCGGACAAGCGGATTCGTGAGGAGATGGATCCCGATCCGTCGAGCGAGCTTTACATCCCGGCCTCGGTGATCAACGAGCTTGGCGAGCCGTTTGGAAACTCCGTCCATCAGAACCGAAGCGCCCCATGA
- the moaA gene encoding GTP 3',8-cyclase MoaA, translating into MNASDGARDQFGRRIEYLRISVTDKCNFRCLYCMPAEGLPWLPRSEILDYEEIAAIVAELAPLGVRRLRLTGGEPTLRPNLEILISLLRNVPGVEDIALSTNGVRFGEFAPVFRAAGLDRVNISADSLRSDRIRAISRRNLDFAPLAAIRLAHSAGLTPVKLNVVVLRGINDDEIEDFARLTLEQPVHVRFIELMPVGGMRELTWEHVVPSQEVLERISLLGHLAQVAGPPRGNGPAEYYQLDGGVGTVGVITPMSHTYCGTCNRVRLTADGRLRTCLFGDHSVNLREPLRAGTPIGPLFERALEEKPLEHHLLRMNVGGLRALSEVGG; encoded by the coding sequence ATGAACGCAAGCGACGGGGCAAGAGACCAGTTCGGCAGGCGCATCGAGTACCTGCGTATCTCGGTGACGGACAAGTGCAACTTCCGATGTCTCTATTGCATGCCGGCCGAGGGATTGCCCTGGCTGCCGCGCTCGGAGATCCTCGATTACGAGGAGATCGCCGCGATTGTAGCGGAGCTTGCTCCCCTCGGCGTACGGCGGCTCCGGCTCACAGGCGGAGAGCCGACTCTCCGCCCGAACCTCGAGATTCTCATTTCGCTGCTGAGAAACGTCCCGGGCGTCGAAGACATCGCGCTATCCACCAACGGTGTGAGATTCGGTGAGTTCGCACCCGTGTTCCGCGCTGCCGGTCTCGATCGCGTCAATATCAGCGCGGACTCGCTGAGGTCCGATCGCATCCGCGCCATCTCCCGTCGCAATCTCGATTTCGCGCCGCTAGCCGCGATTCGGCTCGCGCATTCGGCCGGCCTGACGCCGGTGAAGCTGAACGTGGTTGTGCTGCGGGGCATCAACGACGACGAGATAGAAGACTTTGCCCGGCTTACGCTGGAGCAACCGGTGCATGTCCGGTTCATCGAGCTGATGCCGGTGGGCGGGATGCGTGAGCTCACCTGGGAACACGTAGTGCCGTCGCAGGAAGTTCTGGAGCGCATTTCGTTGCTCGGACATCTCGCGCAGGTTGCCGGCCCGCCGCGTGGCAACGGCCCGGCCGAGTACTATCAGCTGGACGGCGGAGTGGGAACGGTCGGCGTGATCACTCCGATGTCGCATACTTACTGCGGCACCTGCAACCGTGTCCGTCTCACCGCCGACGGCCGGCTCAGGACGTGTCTTTTCGGTGACCACTCGGTGAATCTCCGCGAGCCGCTCAGGGCCGGCACTCCGATTGGGCCGCTGTTCGAGAGGGCACTCGAAGAGAAGCCGCTGGAGCATCACCTCCTTCGGATGAACGTCGGCGGACTTCGTGCGCTCTCCGAGGTTGGCGGCTGA
- the nuoD gene encoding NADH dehydrogenase (quinone) subunit D, producing MASGTRTVEVELSTTGLDAQGRPQRVPLVTGGDTGDFAVAPSPSLEPELSTDHMLINLGPQHPATHGVLRLVLELEGETVVRCIPHIGYLHCGFEKMGEYRQYNQIITWTDREDYLNSIGNNVAFALGAERLWGIDITERCTVLRVIACELSRIISHLVWLGTTCIDIGAFTPFLWAFQERENVYNLLEGWVGARLTTSATRVGGMAADIPAGWLDGLRNFIRSFPNTVDEIDRMLTRNAIWVGRTVGLGIMTPDEAVNWGLSGPMLRASGVDYDVRKDFPYLDYETYDFDVPVGTNGDVYDRYLVRMEELHQSVRILQQALDRLPDGPINVDDPRVILPPKSKATSEMESMIHHFKQVMEGPRPPVGESYVAVESPKGEKGYYMVSDGTSKPVRWRIRPPSFVNLSAIPKMVEGHLLSDVIAINASIDIVMGEIDR from the coding sequence ATGGCGTCAGGAACTCGCACGGTAGAGGTAGAGCTTTCGACAACGGGTCTCGATGCCCAGGGCCGTCCGCAGCGCGTGCCCCTGGTGACTGGTGGTGATACAGGCGATTTCGCCGTCGCGCCGTCGCCGTCGCTCGAGCCGGAGCTCTCGACCGATCACATGCTCATCAACCTCGGGCCACAGCACCCGGCTACGCACGGAGTGCTTCGTCTGGTTCTCGAGCTCGAGGGCGAGACGGTCGTGCGCTGCATCCCGCACATCGGCTACCTGCATTGCGGGTTCGAGAAGATGGGCGAGTACCGCCAGTACAACCAGATCATCACCTGGACCGACCGTGAGGACTACCTCAACTCGATCGGAAACAATGTCGCGTTTGCCCTTGGCGCGGAGCGTCTGTGGGGCATAGACATCACCGAGCGCTGCACAGTGCTGCGTGTCATTGCATGTGAGCTTTCGCGAATCATCTCGCATCTCGTCTGGCTCGGCACCACTTGCATAGACATCGGCGCTTTCACGCCGTTCTTATGGGCGTTTCAGGAGCGCGAGAACGTCTACAACCTGCTCGAGGGCTGGGTTGGCGCGCGTCTCACGACTTCGGCGACGCGCGTGGGTGGGATGGCGGCGGACATTCCCGCCGGCTGGCTCGACGGGCTGCGAAACTTCATCCGCAGTTTCCCGAACACAGTGGATGAGATCGATCGCATGCTCACGAGGAATGCGATCTGGGTGGGACGAACCGTTGGCCTTGGGATCATGACTCCGGACGAAGCGGTCAACTGGGGTCTCTCGGGTCCGATGCTCCGTGCGTCCGGTGTCGATTACGACGTGCGCAAGGATTTTCCATACCTCGACTACGAGACTTACGACTTCGACGTCCCTGTTGGAACCAATGGTGACGTCTACGACCGTTATCTGGTTCGAATGGAAGAGCTGCATCAGTCGGTGCGCATCCTTCAGCAGGCGCTCGATCGGCTTCCTGACGGACCGATAAACGTCGACGATCCGCGCGTGATTCTGCCGCCGAAGTCGAAGGCCACGAGCGAGATGGAATCTATGATCCATCACTTCAAGCAGGTGATGGAAGGGCCCCGTCCACCCGTTGGTGAGTCGTACGTTGCCGTCGAAAGTCCGAAGGGGGAGAAGGGGTACTATATGGTCTCCGACGGAACGTCGAAGCCGGTGCGGTGGCGGATTCGTCCGCCGTCGTTCGTGAATCTGTCGGCGATCCCGAAGATGGTGGAGGGTCACCTACTCTCGGATGTAATTGCGATCAATGCCAGCATCGACATTGTGATGGGAGAGATCGACCGTTGA
- a CDS encoding S8 family serine peptidase, translating into MKSIHDFRTSRSGLGRLILAAGLTTTLFSCRDAVAPVTPSDDQSVLGALASAREDRKIKDEYIVIFKSSVWDVQGAVSGLARRHTLSPRHFYTSGLRGFAGHMSAEVAQELAEDPSVAYVEQNGVVSVTDTQSPSGWGLDRIDQSDLPLTGSYSYSGNGSGVNVYIIDTGIRTTHTQFEGRAVAAFTSVLDANGLQGCHWHGTHVAGIVGGWQVGAAKAATLYSVRVLDCAGLGTVAGVIAGIDWVTANSVKPAVANISIGGSLSIAMNDAIQRSIASGVTYVVAAANDASDACNVSPASAPNAITVGATGKTDAQTSVSNWGTCLDMYAPGYNILSAWNTDDVALGPASGTSMAAPYVAGAAALYLQGRPSASPAEVANALISTATNGVLTGLGPGSPNRLLRVNVPFPEPAPAPAPAPAPAPAPAPAPAPAPAPAPAPAPAPAPAPAPAPAPAPVLSQPPTAYFSWSCYKNTCSFNGSGSKDDVKVVAWNWNFGDNTAEVRLTTSSTKHTFAAKGYFYVKLTVYDADGQSHSLTRRVKIERLAN; encoded by the coding sequence ATGAAGTCGATTCACGATTTTCGCACGTCCCGGTCGGGCCTTGGTCGCTTGATTCTCGCAGCTGGTCTGACGACGACGCTGTTTTCCTGCCGCGACGCAGTCGCCCCCGTCACACCATCAGACGATCAATCCGTGTTGGGAGCGCTGGCATCAGCGCGCGAAGACCGGAAGATCAAAGACGAGTACATCGTCATCTTCAAATCGAGCGTTTGGGACGTACAAGGCGCCGTGAGTGGCCTTGCGCGGCGTCATACGCTTTCGCCCAGGCACTTCTACACGAGTGGACTCAGAGGCTTCGCCGGACATATGTCCGCAGAAGTAGCCCAGGAGCTCGCTGAGGATCCAAGCGTCGCATACGTCGAGCAGAACGGAGTGGTGAGCGTAACAGACACTCAGTCGCCGTCTGGTTGGGGGCTCGATCGGATCGATCAGTCGGATCTGCCGCTCACCGGGTCGTACTCATACTCGGGGAACGGTTCGGGCGTCAACGTCTACATCATAGACACGGGAATCAGAACGACGCACACGCAGTTCGAGGGTCGCGCGGTTGCGGCATTCACGTCTGTTCTCGACGCGAATGGACTCCAAGGCTGTCACTGGCACGGCACTCACGTGGCGGGAATTGTTGGCGGATGGCAAGTGGGAGCCGCCAAAGCAGCGACGCTCTATTCAGTCCGCGTGCTCGACTGCGCCGGCCTCGGAACCGTCGCCGGCGTGATCGCGGGCATCGATTGGGTGACGGCGAATTCGGTGAAGCCTGCCGTCGCCAACATCAGCATTGGTGGGTCACTCAGTATTGCGATGAACGATGCGATCCAGCGTTCCATTGCTTCCGGCGTCACGTACGTTGTTGCAGCCGCCAACGACGCTTCTGACGCGTGCAACGTGTCGCCAGCATCGGCGCCCAACGCGATCACTGTTGGTGCGACCGGCAAAACCGATGCGCAGACGAGCGTTTCGAACTGGGGAACTTGCCTCGATATGTACGCGCCGGGCTACAACATCCTCTCGGCGTGGAACACCGACGATGTCGCGCTCGGTCCGGCAAGCGGAACATCGATGGCTGCTCCTTACGTGGCAGGCGCCGCGGCACTTTACCTGCAAGGCCGTCCGTCAGCTTCACCGGCCGAGGTTGCGAATGCGCTGATTTCGACGGCAACGAATGGGGTACTCACTGGTCTCGGACCGGGGTCGCCGAATCGCCTTCTGCGCGTGAATGTTCCTTTCCCGGAGCCAGCTCCGGCGCCAGCTCCTGCTCCGGCACCTGCTCCAGCACCAGCTCCGGCGCCAGCTCCGGCGCCAGCTCCGGCTCCAGCACCTGCTCCAGCACCTGCTCCGGCGCCAGCACCTGCTCCAGCACCTGCTCCAGTACTGAGCCAGCCACCGACGGCCTATTTCAGCTGGAGCTGCTACAAGAACACCTGCTCGTTCAATGGTTCCGGTTCGAAGGACGACGTAAAAGTTGTGGCCTGGAATTGGAACTTCGGCGACAACACAGCAGAGGTGCGTCTGACAACCTCCTCGACGAAACACACCTTTGCGGCGAAGGGCTACTTCTACGTGAAGCTCACGGTGTACGACGCCGACGGACAGAGCCACAGCCTGACGAGGAGGGTCAAGATCGAGAGACTCGCCAACTGA
- the mdh gene encoding malate dehydrogenase — protein sequence MVNKITVVGAGNVGATTAQRLAEKELAGRVILVDIQEGIPQGKALDQWQSAPIEGFDTRLTGTNTYDETAGSDIVVITAGIARKPGMSRDDLLNTNAGIVKQVSENVRETSPEAIIVMVSNPLDVMSYVAKQVTGFPRERVLGMAGVLDTARYRAFLAEALDVSVRDIQAMVLGGHGDTMVPLISYTSVSGIPVSHLMSADRLQSIVDRTRNGGAEIVKYLKTGSAYYAPSAAAVQMCEAIVHDQKRILPCAAWLEGEYGMTGLFLGVPCKIGRRGLERIIEVTLTEAEREALAKSAEAVREPMAAVKL from the coding sequence ATGGTAAACAAGATTACGGTCGTCGGCGCAGGGAACGTTGGCGCGACGACCGCGCAGCGCCTGGCGGAAAAAGAGCTCGCCGGCCGCGTGATACTCGTCGACATCCAGGAAGGCATTCCGCAGGGAAAGGCACTCGATCAGTGGCAGTCGGCGCCGATTGAAGGATTCGACACGCGTCTGACCGGAACGAACACCTACGACGAGACTGCTGGCTCGGATATCGTCGTGATAACTGCTGGCATCGCGCGCAAGCCCGGCATGTCGCGCGATGATCTGCTGAATACGAATGCCGGAATCGTGAAGCAGGTCTCCGAGAACGTACGCGAGACGTCGCCCGAAGCGATCATCGTGATGGTGTCGAACCCGTTGGACGTAATGTCGTACGTCGCCAAGCAGGTGACCGGCTTTCCACGCGAGCGCGTGCTCGGGATGGCCGGCGTCCTCGACACCGCTCGGTATCGCGCGTTCCTCGCGGAGGCGCTCGACGTGTCCGTGCGGGATATTCAGGCAATGGTCCTCGGCGGCCACGGCGACACCATGGTTCCACTGATCTCATACACGAGTGTCAGCGGCATCCCCGTCAGCCACCTGATGTCAGCAGACAGGCTGCAGTCAATCGTCGACCGTACACGAAATGGCGGCGCCGAAATCGTAAAATATCTGAAGACGGGCTCGGCGTATTATGCGCCGTCGGCAGCCGCGGTGCAGATGTGTGAAGCAATCGTGCACGATCAGAAGCGTATCCTGCCTTGTGCGGCGTGGCTCGAGGGAGAGTACGGAATGACCGGTCTCTTTCTCGGTGTGCCATGCAAGATCGGCCGTCGAGGTCTGGAGCGCATCATCGAGGTCACACTCACGGAAGCTGAGCGTGAGGCGCTCGCCAAAAGCGCTGAGGCAGTTCGCGAGCCGATGGCGGCAGTGAAGTTGTAG
- the dcd gene encoding dCTP deaminase: MTIQSDRWITQMALEHRMIEPFENSQVRDGVISYGVSSYGYDMRVANEFRIFTNVLSSVVDPKLFDPRSFVEFSGDVCIVPPNSFALARSVEYFRIPRNVVTITVGKSTYARCGIITNVTPFEPEWEGYVTLEISNTTPLPAKIYANEGIAQVLFFKGEEEPLVSYKDKKGKYQGQTGVTLPRL, translated from the coding sequence ATGACAATCCAATCAGACCGATGGATAACGCAAATGGCCCTCGAGCATCGCATGATCGAGCCGTTCGAGAACAGCCAGGTGCGCGACGGGGTGATCTCCTACGGGGTCAGTTCGTACGGCTATGACATGCGCGTCGCGAACGAGTTTCGAATCTTCACGAACGTCTTGAGCTCGGTGGTCGATCCGAAGCTGTTCGATCCGCGCTCGTTCGTGGAATTCAGCGGTGACGTCTGCATTGTACCTCCGAACTCGTTCGCGCTGGCGCGATCGGTCGAGTATTTCCGGATTCCGCGGAATGTCGTGACAATCACAGTCGGAAAATCCACTTACGCGCGTTGTGGCATTATCACGAACGTCACGCCCTTCGAGCCGGAGTGGGAAGGGTATGTTACGCTCGAGATCTCAAATACCACTCCCCTTCCGGCAAAGATCTACGCGAACGAGGGCATTGCGCAGGTTCTCTTCTTCAAGGGTGAGGAAGAACCGCTTGTCTCCTATAAGGACAAGAAGGGGAAGTACCAGGGCCAGACCGGGGTGACGCTCCCGCGGCTGTAA
- a CDS encoding 2Fe-2S iron-sulfur cluster-binding protein has translation MAERKMVSLTIEGRPVSVPEGTSILEAAKAVGILIPHYCYHPGLPVAGVCRMCLVEVEKAPKLAASCATLVADGQVVRVHTERALEARKGVLEFLLINHPLDCPICDQSGECELQDYTYQEGRADSRYRDPKRFNPVEDFGGDVLYVPNRCILCTRCVRFMDDVAHDTVLNVSERGDRALIGKFEGKDLTHPWAGNVVDLCPVGALLSKDFLNKARAWELDRVASVCPSCTQGCNITIETRDSAVVRLKPRPNEDVNKFFMCDYGRMNYRWMNRTDRAESPLVRTEGALRGIDWDVGIHAAASLLRERRVFVVASPKLSNEALYLLSRLIEGSGGAGVFRVDTGDEAPLAGVEDLALRRDRAANVKGAELFGFERSESPLAKLGDGDVLVIADDDLDGIAADDLVRAAQVIVIGTTLPEAAKDAAVLLPITNVAEEEGTFTNLHGRVQRFMQAKPAPGLARPSWLVLGDLLGALGKQNGFYLPSDVFTRIAESHPAFSGLSYDSLGMRGLPVLDSDARTTTRMGEGLGMGQEATR, from the coding sequence ATGGCCGAGCGAAAGATGGTGAGCCTGACGATAGAGGGACGTCCTGTCTCCGTGCCCGAGGGAACATCGATCCTCGAAGCCGCCAAGGCCGTGGGAATTCTCATCCCCCACTACTGTTACCATCCCGGACTGCCGGTGGCCGGCGTGTGCCGCATGTGTCTGGTGGAAGTCGAGAAAGCACCGAAGCTTGCAGCGTCCTGCGCAACCCTTGTGGCGGACGGCCAGGTTGTGCGGGTCCACACCGAGCGCGCGCTCGAAGCGAGAAAGGGCGTGCTCGAGTTCCTGCTCATCAATCATCCGCTCGACTGTCCCATCTGCGACCAGTCGGGTGAGTGCGAGCTACAGGACTACACATATCAGGAGGGCCGGGCGGATTCGCGGTACCGCGATCCCAAACGATTCAACCCGGTAGAGGACTTCGGGGGAGACGTTCTTTACGTTCCCAATCGGTGCATACTGTGCACTCGATGCGTTCGCTTCATGGACGATGTCGCGCATGACACCGTCCTCAATGTCAGCGAGCGCGGCGACCGCGCACTCATTGGAAAGTTCGAGGGAAAGGATCTCACGCATCCCTGGGCTGGAAATGTCGTGGACCTCTGTCCTGTTGGAGCGCTCCTCTCCAAGGATTTCCTCAACAAGGCTCGCGCGTGGGAGCTCGACCGCGTTGCTTCCGTTTGTCCGAGCTGCACGCAGGGCTGCAATATCACGATCGAAACGCGTGATTCAGCCGTCGTCCGTCTCAAGCCGCGCCCGAACGAAGACGTCAACAAGTTCTTCATGTGCGATTACGGCAGGATGAATTATCGGTGGATGAATCGCACCGACCGCGCTGAGTCGCCGCTCGTCCGCACGGAGGGCGCGCTTCGCGGTATCGACTGGGATGTAGGGATCCATGCCGCGGCATCGCTCCTTCGCGAGAGGCGCGTATTCGTTGTCGCTTCTCCAAAGCTGTCGAACGAGGCGCTTTACCTGTTGTCGAGGCTCATCGAGGGAAGCGGCGGAGCAGGAGTGTTCCGTGTCGACACTGGCGATGAAGCTCCGCTGGCCGGAGTGGAGGACCTTGCACTTCGGCGTGACCGTGCCGCCAACGTGAAAGGCGCGGAGCTGTTCGGCTTCGAGCGTTCGGAGAGTCCCCTGGCGAAGCTCGGTGACGGCGATGTTCTCGTGATTGCCGACGACGATCTCGATGGAATCGCAGCGGACGATCTCGTACGTGCCGCTCAGGTGATCGTAATCGGAACGACACTGCCCGAGGCTGCGAAGGATGCAGCGGTCCTCTTGCCGATCACTAACGTCGCCGAAGAGGAAGGGACCTTTACGAATCTTCACGGCCGCGTTCAGCGATTCATGCAAGCCAAGCCGGCCCCCGGCCTCGCGCGGCCCAGCTGGCTCGTGCTTGGCGATCTCCTCGGGGCGCTCGGAAAGCAGAACGGTTTCTACCTGCCGTCTGACGTCTTCACGCGCATCGCAGAGTCGCATCCCGCGTTCTCCGGTCTTTCCTACGATTCGCTGGGGATGCGTGGCTTGCCCGTGCTCGACTCGGACGCGCGTACCACGACACGAATGGGTGAGGGTTTGGGCATGGGCCAGGAGGCTACGAGATGA